CGTCCCGGCCGTGCCCACCGGCATGAAAACCGGGGTGTCGATCCCGCCTCTCTTGGTTTCGCTGCGGCCCGTCCGCGCCGAACACCGCTCGTCCCGGCCGGTCTGGGTAAAAAACATATCAGTGTTTCTTTTTCGGTTTTTCCGCCTGCAGCTGCATTTTTTGCAGTTCTTTCATGAAAAGCTGGTAGCTGTTCAGTTGGGTGGACTGGGGGAAAGCCTCGATCAGCTGCTGGTAGACCCGCATGGCCTGGTCGTATTCCTTGCGGTAGACGTGGCAGTTGCCCAGCATGACGTAGGCGTCTTCGTTGGGGATCGTCTTGTCAGCGATGGCCTGTTCGAGGTAGGGCATGACCTCGGCGGCATCCGCGGCCATCCGGGTCACATCGCCCTTGCCCATCTTCGCCTCCAGGAGGCGGAACAGGTTGGCGCCGACGAAGAAATTGGCCTGGGAAAAGAGTTCGGGCTTCTTTTCCATGGCCGCGTAGAGCTGCAGATATTTTTTAAAAAAGACGCATGAATCCTCGAATTTATTGCTGATGTAGCCGATCATGCCGAGGAAATAGGTCGCATTCGCGTACAGGTCCAGGTTATCCTTTTCCAGTCCCTCCACCGCCTGGCACGAGGCGAAATTCTCCTGGGCCTGAGGATATTGCTTCAGGTTGTAGAAATTGTAGCCCAGGAGATAGCGCACCATGGCCTGCATGTTCTTGTTTTCCTTGTCCGTATAGGGCATGTCCCTGAGCTTCAGCAAATAGGCATTGGCCTTTTCGAAATCCTTCTTGTTGCTGGCCGCCTTGCCGGACTCGAACAGCGCCTGGCACAGGGCCAGCTGAGCATTCTTGTAATCGGACTGCAAGCGCAGGGCCTCTTCGAATTCGCCAATGGCTTTGTCGGCCGTGCCCTTTTCGAAATACAGGACCCCCAGGTTGTGGTGCACGACGGCATTGTTCGGCGTCAGCGCCAGGGCCTGGTTCAGCAGGTCGATGGCCTGGTCGGGCTGTTTCTGGTTGATCGCCTCCAGTGCTTTGACCATTAGTTTCTGGGCTTTTTTGGCTATTTTTTTCTCCGATTCGGCCGGGGCGGCCAGGATGGCAAAGAGAAAAATCAGCAAGAAGAACAGCGCACTCGCCAATCCGCGTTTTTTCATGATCGGAACCTCCATGTTATTTATTGTTTCAATCGCCTGCCGGTTTTGAGAACCCTGCTTATGCCGGCAGCTTTTTTTTAAAATAGGCGATGGTCTCACGCAGACCGTCCAGCAGCTGCACCTTGATCTCCCAGCCGAGGTGTTCCCTGGCCAGGGAGATGTCGGGTTTGCGCCGCACCGGATCGTCGACCGGGAGCTCCTTGAAAACGATCCGCGACTTCGATTTCGTCAGCTTCAGAATCAGCTCGGCCAGCTCGAGCACCGTGATCTCCTCCGGGTTACCCAGGTTGAGCGGGCCGCTGATCCGCTGCTGTTCCATCATGCGCACGGTCCCGTCGATCAGGTCGGACACGTAGCAGAAGGAGCGGGTCTGCTCGCCGCGGCCGAAGACGGTAAGCGGTTCGCCGCGCAGGGCCTGGACGATGAAGTTGCTGATCACCCGGCCGTCGTTCAAGGCCATGCGCGGCCCGTAGGTGTTGAAGATGCGGATGATGCGGATGTCGACGCGGTTCTGCTGCTGGTAGTTGACCATCAGCGACTCGGCCACCCGCTTGCCTTCATCGTAGCAGGAACGCGGGCCGATGGGATTCACCCGCCCCCAGTACGATTCCTTCTGCGGATGCTCCTCGGGATCGCCGTATACCTCGGACGTGGACGCCTGCAGGATGCGGGCCTTGACGCGCTTGGCCAAGCCCAGCATGTTGATGGTGCCCAGCACCGAGGTCTTGATGGTTTTGACCGGGTTGGACTGGTAGTGGATCGGCGAGGCCGGGCAGGCGAAGTTGTAGATGCGGTCGGTCTCGAGCAGGATCGGGTGAATGATGTCGTGGCGGATGATCTCGAAATTGGCGTCGGCGCGCAGATGGCGGATATTGTCCTTGCTGCCGGTGAAAAAATTATCCAGTCCGATCACGTCATCTCCACCGGCCAACAGCGCGTCGCACAGGTGCGAACCGAGAAAGCCGGCGGCTCCGGTAACCAGGTTAATCATCTTCGTTCCCTTACCATGAATTTGCTAGCGGAATATTTTAACCTAAAAACCTTTTGCCGACAAGTGGTTTCACCTGCAAGGGCCTGGAAGCGAAATCGGACTGGAAAGCGGCTTACTTGTTCAAGATCCTGCTGATCGTTCTATAGAGGTTTGCGGAATTACAGCCAGTAGGTGACGCCGAAAGAGGCGCCGATGGAGGAGCCGCTGGCGAGGAAAGCCAGGACCTTGGCATAAATTGCGATATTGGGCTTAATGTAATAGCGGCCGCCGGCGAACGGCTTGAAACCGAACGACGTTCCGCCTTCGCCGCGTACCTGGAAGGCAAGCGCCGGCCCGGCGCCGGCGAAGACGTCGATGTTCTTCTCCTTCAGGTTGAAATGGTAGGCCACGTCGGGCGAGGCGATCATCACCGTGGGGCTGTTCAGCGTCCCCACCAGGTCGCCGCCGACGCTGATGTTGGGGGTGAGGAAATACTCGAAATTGCCCCCCAGGCAGACCGTCTTGTAAAAGACGGCAAACTCCCCCGTGAACAGCATCTCGCCCTTGTGGAACTGCGCGGCGACGCGTTTGACCGGCTTCTTGTGGAAGGCGGCGGAGACGGCGGAAACCAGCAGTATCGACAAAGCGATGACCATCGTTATTTTTTTCAGTTTCATGAACCCTCCTTGATTGTTTCATACCATATTGAAATTTATTCTTCAAGCGGTTGACTTTTTTTTTTAATATCAGTTACAATTGAAAAATGTTAGGTTCCATATTCTTTTACGTGGGCTGTTTCTTCACGAGTTTTTTCCTGTGCGTCCCGATCGGGCCGGTGAACCTGGAGGTATTTCAAAGCGCCATAAAAAAGCAGCACGCCCACGCCCTGAGCATCGCCCTCGGAGCGGCCCTGGGAGACGCCATCTGGGCCACGGCCGCCTTTTTCGGCATCTCCCCGTTCCTGAAGAACGGCTACAACATCCTGATCGAAGGCATTTTCTTGCTGATCACGGCGGTCATCACCTTCATCCTCGGCTTGGTTTCGCTCAAGGACGCCCGCTTGTTCGAAAAAATAGAAAAAAGAGAGGAAGCCCGGGTCGAAAGCATCAGGAGGAAACGCTGGTCGTTCGCCAAGGGCCTGGCCATGGCCATGATCAATCCCCTGGGCATCG
The window above is part of the Candidatus Aminicenantes bacterium genome. Proteins encoded here:
- a CDS encoding tetratricopeptide repeat protein, which gives rise to MKKRGLASALFFLLIFLFAILAAPAESEKKIAKKAQKLMVKALEAINQKQPDQAIDLLNQALALTPNNAVVHHNLGVLYFEKGTADKAIGEFEEALRLQSDYKNAQLALCQALFESGKAASNKKDFEKANAYLLKLRDMPYTDKENKNMQAMVRYLLGYNFYNLKQYPQAQENFASCQAVEGLEKDNLDLYANATYFLGMIGYISNKFEDSCVFFKKYLQLYAAMEKKPELFSQANFFVGANLFRLLEAKMGKGDVTRMAADAAEVMPYLEQAIADKTIPNEDAYVMLGNCHVYRKEYDQAMRVYQQLIEAFPQSTQLNSYQLFMKELQKMQLQAEKPKKKH
- a CDS encoding SDR family oxidoreductase codes for the protein MINLVTGAAGFLGSHLCDALLAGGDDVIGLDNFFTGSKDNIRHLRADANFEIIRHDIIHPILLETDRIYNFACPASPIHYQSNPVKTIKTSVLGTINMLGLAKRVKARILQASTSEVYGDPEEHPQKESYWGRVNPIGPRSCYDEGKRVAESLMVNYQQQNRVDIRIIRIFNTYGPRMALNDGRVISNFIVQALRGEPLTVFGRGEQTRSFCYVSDLIDGTVRMMEQQRISGPLNLGNPEEITVLELAELILKLTKSKSRIVFKELPVDDPVRRKPDISLAREHLGWEIKVQLLDGLRETIAYFKKKLPA
- a CDS encoding LysE family transporter — protein: MLGSIFFYVGCFFTSFFLCVPIGPVNLEVFQSAIKKQHAHALSIALGAALGDAIWATAAFFGISPFLKNGYNILIEGIFLLITAVITFILGLVSLKDARLFEKIEKREEARVESIRRKRWSFAKGLAMAMINPLGIASWMIALSFMKKLRIYIPLTLTYEVIFLIIVLAGAFSYFTLIVLITNKMKSLFSPERTAKVIKTLGYVLIMFSLYFMFFAVKTLFFYQRLH